Proteins encoded together in one Desulfobulbaceae bacterium DB1 window:
- a CDS encoding two-component system response regulator GlrR (with GlrK is part of a two-component signal transduction system regulating glmY), which translates to MSIKPRILLVDDDTDLLSLFSIRLQSQGFDVMTAESGEQALSRIPILNPHLLITDLRMGEMDGLALFEAVHKINSSLPVIVITAHGSIPEAVEATQKGVFSFLTKPVDSHKLLQEINAALTIAGNPTEENEDEKNNDWCREIIYKSSAMANLMHKAKLVAQSDAGVLILGESGTGKELLANAIHRASARAAGPFVPVNCAAIPEALLESELFGHAKGSFTGAATNYAGLFKTADTGTLFLDEIGDMPLSLQVKLLRVLQEKQVRSIGSPTAVDVDVRIISATHRKIEEEVRGKTFREDLFYRLNVVSLEIPPLHTRREDIPLLAHYFIKKLTTQNNREISGFSPAAMKLLMEAPWPGNVRQLQNVIEQTVALSPTPLISESLLADALKDKPMKIVPFADARRQFEQEYLVHLLQATRGNVTEAARQAKRNRTDFYKLLNRHHIVPSLFKD; encoded by the coding sequence ATGTCAATTAAACCTCGAATACTGCTGGTTGACGATGACACCGATCTGTTAAGCCTCTTCAGCATCCGCTTGCAGAGTCAGGGATTTGACGTCATGACCGCGGAAAGCGGCGAACAGGCCCTGTCCCGCATCCCAATCCTCAACCCTCACCTGCTCATCACCGATCTGCGCATGGGCGAAATGGACGGCCTGGCCCTTTTCGAAGCCGTGCACAAGATCAACAGCTCCCTGCCGGTCATTGTCATCACGGCCCACGGCTCCATTCCGGAAGCGGTTGAAGCAACCCAAAAAGGAGTCTTTTCCTTTCTCACCAAACCGGTGGACAGCCACAAGCTTCTCCAGGAAATCAATGCCGCCCTGACCATCGCCGGCAACCCAACCGAGGAAAACGAGGACGAAAAAAACAACGACTGGTGCCGTGAAATTATTTACAAAAGCAGTGCCATGGCCAATCTCATGCACAAGGCCAAACTCGTTGCCCAAAGCGACGCGGGCGTTCTGATTCTGGGCGAAAGCGGCACGGGCAAGGAACTGCTTGCCAATGCCATTCACCGGGCCAGCGCCAGGGCGGCAGGCCCTTTTGTCCCGGTCAACTGCGCAGCCATCCCGGAGGCACTGCTGGAATCCGAACTTTTCGGCCACGCCAAGGGCTCCTTCACCGGTGCCGCGACAAACTATGCGGGCCTCTTCAAAACCGCCGATACCGGCACCCTTTTCCTTGATGAAATTGGCGACATGCCCCTTTCCCTCCAGGTAAAACTGCTGCGCGTGCTGCAGGAAAAACAGGTCCGCTCCATCGGTTCGCCCACGGCCGTCGACGTCGATGTCCGCATCATTTCCGCCACCCATCGCAAAATCGAAGAGGAAGTGCGGGGAAAAACCTTCCGGGAAGATCTCTTTTACCGCCTCAATGTCGTCAGCCTGGAAATCCCCCCCCTGCATACACGGAGGGAAGACATCCCGCTGCTTGCCCACTATTTCATCAAAAAACTGACAACCCAGAACAACAGGGAAATCAGTGGATTTTCCCCGGCCGCCATGAAACTGCTCATGGAAGCGCCCTGGCCCGGCAATGTCCGGCAGTTGCAGAACGTCATCGAACAAACCGTCGCTCTTTCTCCCACCCCGCTTATCTCTGAAAGCCTTCTTGCCGACGCCCTCAAGGATAAACCGATGAAAATCGTTCCCTTTGCCGATGCGCGCCGTCAGTTCGAACAGGAATATCTTGTCCACCTCCTCCAGGCGACACGAGGCAATGTGACCGAGGCAGCCCGCCAGGCCAAACGCAACAGAACCGACTTCTACAAACTCCTCAATCGCCACCACATCGTTCCCAGCCTTTTTAAGGACTGA
- a CDS encoding adenylyl-sulfate kinase translates to MNEYSESLLVHFRRSETLKKEAVDLASLDLNLRQLCDLELLLNRAFYPLDGYLSHQDYLSVLDRMRLADGTVWPMPICLDVPQKTAQLLKSGDKLALNDEEGFLLAILTVTDIWQPDKKKEALAVFGTDDATRHPGVAYLYDNIGDWYLGGTLEGLTLPVHYDFKELRLTPAESHRLFSLNGWRHVIGFHTDAYLHCAHKEMILKAAREAGASIFLQAVAGLDHPGHLDHYTHVRCYQEFIKKFPKNMISLGLLPLASRWAGPREALWQAVIKKNYGCSHFLVSADHGDPFASRLEKENFYPANEAQKLVKSFEEEVGIKMVAEEKMVYAEDKAQYVPLHQVSDDMAVKTISSSELQRRLENGLDIPEWFSYPEIVAELRRAFPPRSKQGFTIFITGLSGSGKSTLAKVLMVKFLEMRDRPVTLLDGDIVRKNLSSELNFSKEHRHLNITRIGFVASEITKNGGIALCAPIAPYEESRQANRALISKCGGYIEVYMATPLQVCEKRDRKGLYAKARAGKIPVFTGVSDPYTPPTHPEITIDTSEMTPAEAAQEVMLYLEEKGYIR, encoded by the coding sequence ATGAACGAATATTCGGAAAGCCTTCTTGTCCACTTCAGGCGGAGCGAAACATTAAAAAAAGAAGCGGTCGACCTTGCCTCCCTTGATCTCAACCTGCGGCAGCTCTGCGATCTTGAACTGCTCCTGAACCGTGCCTTCTACCCCCTTGACGGCTATCTTTCCCACCAGGATTACCTGTCGGTGCTCGACCGGATGCGGCTTGCGGACGGCACCGTCTGGCCCATGCCGATCTGTCTTGATGTTCCGCAAAAAACGGCGCAACTGCTCAAAAGCGGAGACAAACTCGCCTTAAACGACGAAGAAGGTTTTCTGCTGGCCATTCTCACCGTGACCGACATCTGGCAGCCCGACAAGAAAAAGGAGGCGCTCGCCGTGTTCGGCACAGATGACGCCACGCGTCACCCCGGCGTCGCCTATCTTTATGACAATATCGGTGACTGGTATCTGGGCGGCACCCTGGAAGGCCTGACCCTGCCCGTGCATTACGACTTCAAGGAACTACGGCTGACCCCGGCGGAAAGCCACCGTCTTTTTTCGCTTAACGGCTGGCGCCACGTTATCGGTTTTCACACCGACGCCTATCTCCATTGCGCCCACAAGGAGATGATTCTCAAGGCCGCCCGCGAAGCCGGGGCCAGCATCTTCCTGCAGGCCGTCGCCGGACTTGACCATCCCGGCCACCTTGACCACTACACCCATGTTCGCTGTTACCAGGAATTTATCAAAAAATTCCCGAAAAACATGATCAGCCTCGGCCTTCTGCCGCTGGCCAGCCGCTGGGCCGGGCCGCGCGAGGCGCTGTGGCAGGCTGTTATCAAAAAAAATTACGGCTGCTCCCACTTTCTCGTTTCCGCCGACCACGGCGACCCCTTTGCCAGCCGACTTGAAAAAGAAAATTTCTATCCGGCCAACGAAGCGCAAAAGCTGGTGAAAAGCTTTGAAGAAGAGGTCGGAATCAAGATGGTTGCCGAAGAAAAGATGGTGTATGCGGAGGATAAGGCCCAGTATGTCCCCCTGCATCAGGTTAGTGACGACATGGCGGTCAAAACCATCTCATCCAGCGAACTGCAGCGTCGGCTGGAAAACGGGCTGGACATCCCGGAATGGTTTTCGTATCCGGAAATCGTCGCCGAATTGCGACGCGCCTTCCCGCCACGTTCCAAACAAGGTTTCACCATCTTTATCACCGGCCTCTCCGGTTCCGGCAAATCAACCCTGGCCAAGGTTCTGATGGTGAAATTCCTGGAAATGCGGGATCGACCGGTAACCCTGCTTGACGGAGATATTGTCCGCAAGAATCTATCGAGCGAACTGAACTTTTCCAAGGAACACCGTCACCTCAATATCACCCGGATCGGCTTCGTTGCCAGCGAAATAACCAAAAACGGAGGCATCGCCCTCTGCGCCCCCATTGCTCCCTATGAAGAATCGCGCCAGGCCAACCGGGCGCTGATCAGCAAATGCGGCGGGTATATCGAAGTTTACATGGCCACCCCTCTTCAGGTCTGCGAAAAGCGCGACAGAAAAGGACTCTACGCCAAGGCGCGGGCGGGGAAAATCCCGGTCTTCACCGGCGTTTCCGATCCCTACACCCCGCCCACGCATCCCGAGATCACCATTGATACCAGCGAAATGACCCCGGCGGAGGCAGCCCAGGAGGTCATGCTGTACCTGGAGGAAAAGGGGTATATCCGCTGA
- a CDS encoding diacylglycerol kinase: MEKMNAHGFRRLVNALHSTSLGLKAAFRHEEAFRQEVFLCIILLPLGLFLGATGAERALLVGSLLLVLIVELLNSAVEAVVDRIGMEYHVLSGRAKDLGSAAVFVVLVLAAAVWLLVLLPF, from the coding sequence ATGGAAAAGATGAACGCGCACGGGTTCCGGCGGCTGGTCAACGCGCTTCACTCCACATCCCTTGGGTTGAAGGCCGCTTTTCGGCATGAGGAGGCCTTCCGTCAGGAGGTCTTTCTTTGCATTATTCTGCTGCCGCTGGGGCTTTTCCTGGGCGCGACCGGTGCAGAGCGGGCTCTCTTGGTCGGCAGTCTGCTGCTTGTGCTGATCGTTGAGCTGCTGAACTCCGCCGTCGAGGCGGTGGTTGACCGGATAGGCATGGAATACCATGTCCTTTCCGGCCGTGCCAAAGACCTCGGTTCAGCCGCCGTTTTTGTCGTGCTTGTTCTGGCGGCGGCGGTGTGGCTCTTGGTGTTGCTTCCTTTTTGA
- a CDS encoding endopeptidase La: protein MQLDIPDVLPILPLHGFVFFPGMGFPLQVKSPSSKQLIDDILLKDRLLGLITHHPMEGEQHEVKGEHLYSIGVVGYIYKLVKGSEGAYHVLTSGFKKIRILEYVQQEPYLAAKVEVLEMDDTLDQEIEALDLNLKTQFKKLAELVMLPPELVMTVESLTNPFHAAYLISSQLHISQEEEQAILELSSLRELLKKVTTALNKRLETAQMSQEIQKSVKEDIDKKQREFFLRQQLQAIRKELGEDNENLDLDELKARFDKANLSEEARKVAKKELDRLGRISPSSPEYTVSRTYIDWILDLPWETSTVDTLDLKKAKQDLDQDHYGLERIKKRILEFLAVRKLKQDMHGPILCFVGPPGVGKTSLGQSIARTMGRKFVRLSLGGVRDEAEIRGHRRTYIGALPGRIIQSLRKAGAKNPLFMLDEIDKLGMDFRGDPSSALLEVLDPEQNFTFSDHYLEITFDLSKVMFITTANMLDTIPGPLRDRMEVITLSGYTEDEKLHIAKNHLIERQLDAHALSADDIVFTDDAIRSVIRSYTREAGVRNLERELASVCRGVAKNIVEGETSRATIDAGDLERFLGPIKFFPETLAHSWGPGLATGLAWTPVGGELLFIESAKMKGTGALKMTGKLGEVMKESASAALTYIRAHAGYFNIEEDLFAENDIHIHVPEGATPKDGPSAGVAMVVSLTSLFTEQPVRKDVAMTGEITLRGDVLPVGGIKEKVLAAVRSGIKEVILPELNKKDVSEIRESVRSSMTFHYVRDIKDALKIAIVVPSQM from the coding sequence ATGCAACTTGACATACCCGACGTGCTGCCGATTCTCCCCCTGCATGGGTTTGTTTTTTTCCCGGGCATGGGTTTCCCTCTGCAGGTAAAGAGCCCTTCATCCAAGCAGCTTATTGACGATATCCTGCTCAAGGACAGACTGCTCGGCCTGATTACCCATCACCCCATGGAAGGAGAGCAGCACGAGGTCAAGGGTGAACACCTTTACTCCATCGGTGTCGTCGGCTACATCTACAAACTGGTCAAGGGCAGTGAAGGCGCCTACCATGTGCTGACCAGCGGTTTCAAAAAAATCAGAATTCTCGAATATGTCCAGCAGGAGCCATATCTGGCCGCGAAAGTCGAGGTTCTGGAAATGGACGACACCTTGGATCAGGAGATCGAGGCCCTGGACCTGAATCTGAAAACCCAGTTCAAGAAACTGGCGGAACTGGTGATGCTGCCCCCTGAACTGGTGATGACGGTGGAATCGTTGACCAACCCCTTTCATGCCGCCTATCTTATCTCCTCCCAGCTGCACATTTCCCAGGAGGAGGAACAGGCGATTCTTGAACTCTCAAGCCTGCGGGAACTGTTGAAAAAGGTCACCACCGCCCTGAACAAGCGGCTGGAAACAGCGCAGATGAGCCAGGAAATCCAGAAATCGGTCAAAGAGGATATTGACAAGAAACAACGGGAATTTTTCCTCCGCCAGCAACTGCAGGCCATCCGCAAGGAACTGGGGGAAGACAATGAAAACCTGGACCTGGACGAACTGAAAGCCAGGTTTGACAAGGCGAACTTAAGCGAAGAAGCCCGCAAGGTGGCAAAAAAAGAGCTGGACCGGCTGGGGCGCATCTCGCCCTCCTCGCCGGAATACACGGTGTCCCGCACCTATATCGACTGGATCCTTGATCTCCCCTGGGAAACCTCAACCGTTGACACCCTTGACCTGAAAAAGGCCAAGCAGGATCTGGATCAAGACCATTACGGCCTGGAACGGATCAAAAAAAGAATCCTCGAATTTCTGGCGGTGCGCAAGCTCAAGCAGGACATGCACGGCCCCATCCTCTGTTTTGTCGGCCCGCCCGGGGTGGGAAAAACATCCCTGGGCCAGTCCATTGCCCGCACCATGGGCAGAAAATTCGTCCGTCTTTCCCTGGGCGGCGTCAGGGACGAAGCGGAAATCCGCGGCCACCGGCGCACCTATATCGGCGCCCTGCCCGGCCGTATTATCCAGAGCCTGCGCAAAGCGGGCGCCAAGAACCCACTGTTCATGCTGGATGAAATCGACAAGCTGGGCATGGACTTTCGCGGCGACCCATCATCCGCCCTGCTTGAGGTGCTTGATCCGGAGCAGAACTTCACCTTCAGCGATCATTACCTGGAAATCACCTTTGATCTTTCCAAGGTCATGTTCATCACCACCGCCAATATGCTTGATACCATTCCAGGGCCACTGCGCGACAGGATGGAAGTCATCACCCTGTCCGGCTATACCGAGGATGAAAAACTCCATATTGCCAAAAATCATCTGATCGAACGGCAACTGGACGCCCATGCCTTGAGCGCCGACGACATTGTCTTCACCGATGACGCCATCCGTTCCGTGATCCGTTCCTACACCAGGGAAGCAGGGGTCAGGAACCTGGAAAGGGAGCTGGCCTCGGTCTGTCGCGGGGTGGCCAAAAACATCGTGGAAGGGGAAACAAGCCGGGCAACCATAGATGCCGGCGACCTGGAGCGTTTTCTGGGACCCATCAAATTTTTCCCTGAAACACTGGCCCACTCCTGGGGACCGGGACTGGCCACCGGTCTGGCCTGGACTCCGGTGGGCGGAGAGCTGCTTTTTATCGAGTCCGCCAAGATGAAGGGCACGGGAGCCCTGAAAATGACGGGAAAACTGGGCGAGGTCATGAAGGAATCAGCCAGCGCGGCTCTCACCTATATCCGTGCCCATGCCGGATACTTCAACATCGAGGAGGATCTTTTCGCCGAGAATGATATCCACATCCATGTCCCGGAGGGAGCAACACCCAAGGACGGCCCTTCCGCCGGGGTGGCCATGGTGGTTTCCCTGACATCGCTTTTTACCGAGCAGCCGGTGCGCAAGGATGTGGCCATGACCGGGGAAATCACCCTGCGCGGCGACGTGCTGCCGGTGGGCGGCATCAAGGAAAAGGTGCTGGCCGCCGTCCGTTCCGGCATCAAGGAAGTCATCCTGCCCGAACTGAACAAGAAAGATGTGTCTGAAATACGCGAGTCGGTGCGCAGCAGCATGACCTTTCACTATGTGCGGGACATCAAGGACGCCCTCAAGATCGCCATTGTCGTACCTTCACAGATGTGA
- a CDS encoding thioredoxin — protein MSILHVVCPVCGSVNRLAVEKAAEGPVCGKCRNRLFSGQPVALTNDTFAKHIERNDIPVVVDFWAPWCGPCKMMGPVFAQAAAELEPRVRLAKVDTEQEQALAARFAIRSIPTIVLFKNGREIVRQAGAMDQATLLRWVRSHL, from the coding sequence ATGAGCATTCTTCACGTCGTGTGTCCTGTTTGCGGCAGCGTCAACCGGCTTGCCGTGGAAAAAGCGGCAGAGGGTCCGGTATGCGGCAAGTGTCGGAACAGGCTTTTTTCCGGGCAACCTGTTGCGCTGACCAATGATACCTTTGCAAAGCATATCGAACGAAATGATATCCCGGTTGTGGTCGACTTCTGGGCGCCGTGGTGCGGTCCCTGCAAGATGATGGGGCCGGTATTCGCCCAGGCGGCGGCGGAGCTTGAACCCCGGGTGCGCCTGGCCAAGGTTGACACGGAACAGGAGCAGGCCCTGGCCGCGCGGTTTGCCATTCGTTCCATCCCGACGATTGTGTTGTTCAAGAATGGTCGGGAAATCGTCCGGCAGGCCGGCGCCATGGACCAGGCAACTCTCCTGCGCTGGGTGCGGTCACATCTGTGA
- a CDS encoding two-component system response regulator: MAEKKKILIADDNQDSRELVRKILRKDDYLLLEAIDGEDALHKIIEEKPDLVLMDISMPKINGYDLTRMIKSGDQKDTTIIALTAHAMKGDRATAMDAGCNGYITKPINVREFADQIRKYLNASTANQALSDAEIDLH; the protein is encoded by the coding sequence ATGGCCGAGAAAAAAAAGATTTTGATTGCTGATGACAATCAGGACAGCCGTGAACTGGTGAGAAAAATTCTGCGCAAGGACGACTATCTGCTGCTTGAGGCAATTGACGGGGAAGACGCCCTGCACAAAATCATCGAGGAAAAGCCTGATCTGGTCCTGATGGATATCTCCATGCCGAAAATAAACGGCTACGATCTGACGCGGATGATTAAGTCCGGCGACCAGAAGGACACCACAATCATTGCCCTGACCGCCCATGCCATGAAGGGCGACAGAGCCACCGCCATGGACGCGGGCTGCAACGGCTACATCACAAAACCCATCAATGTGCGGGAATTTGCCGATCAGATCAGAAAATACCTCAACGCTTCCACCGCAAATCAGGCGTTGAGCGATGCGGAAATCGATCTGCACTGA
- a CDS encoding cytochrome B, with protein sequence MSNEKLIYVHPAPVRIWHWINAAGFVVLIITGFQIRYADILTWMPLRDAITIHNYVGFAVIINYFLWLGYYVGSGKVKIYIPNLRTFVAKSITQMTYYGYGFFKGAPNPHSMTPQNKFNAPQQNAYLVIMLLLLPAQMISGVFLWKVKGYANYINMLGGIKVIDTIHVALFFIFSSFILVHCYLATLGHTPLAHFKAMFTGYEEHH encoded by the coding sequence ATGAGTAACGAAAAACTTATATATGTCCATCCGGCACCGGTCCGCATCTGGCATTGGATTAATGCCGCCGGCTTTGTCGTCCTGATCATTACCGGTTTTCAAATCCGCTATGCCGATATCTTGACCTGGATGCCCCTCCGGGATGCGATAACCATCCACAATTATGTCGGGTTCGCCGTCATTATCAATTATTTCCTCTGGCTTGGCTACTATGTCGGTTCCGGCAAGGTTAAAATTTATATCCCGAATCTGCGGACCTTTGTCGCCAAGTCCATAACCCAGATGACCTACTACGGGTATGGTTTCTTCAAGGGCGCCCCCAATCCGCATTCCATGACCCCGCAAAACAAATTCAATGCCCCCCAGCAGAATGCCTATCTTGTCATCATGCTGCTTCTTCTGCCGGCGCAGATGATATCCGGCGTGTTTCTCTGGAAGGTGAAGGGGTATGCCAATTACATCAACATGCTGGGCGGGATCAAGGTTATCGACACCATCCACGTGGCCCTGTTTTTCATCTTCAGCTCCTTCATCCTGGTGCATTGCTATCTCGCGACTTTAGGACATACGCCGCTTGCTCATTTCAAGGCCATGTTTACCGGTTACGAGGAACATCATTAA
- a CDS encoding glutamate synthase yields MTEAITIKGLDENGNRISSKDFEEQVQAAFQKSKKLILETYGQHNVGGRLNPAGASLAIQVKGPAGQRLGCMGMPGTTITCLGSASDDVGYLNIGADIVVHGDATNGVCNAMAQGRVMIGGSIGSRGLTMTKWNPEYQRPELWVLGSVGDTFAEFNCGGIAVVCGVSAKTPENVLGYRPCVGMVGGWIYYRGLTDQSYSRSNVQALLPDDAQWQWLMERMPGYLAAIGRSDLLASLSVREEWKMLVTIPPQDRALMFSGPMPMHEFRKNIWDRAFGGDPIRDLAPGLDRSPIGLIETGDLRRRKPFWANQESAAPCAYYCPVHIPTIDRLRLMREGREKEAYELVLEYTPFPASVCGSICPNLCMQSCSRQMVDKSIDVAMLGRACRDFPAPPVADSLGKKVAIIGGGPAGMNAAWQLALRGVEAHIFERDDKLGGKLAQVIPWERLPKAIWDSELNRFMNTPNINVHFGVNMTKDKFAELKNEFDYVIVAVGTHEPRRIPFPGHERVLTALDFLKAGKSDKPPKVGKQVVIIGAGNVGCDVACECYRLGAQEVTLVDIQKPLAFGKERKAAEALGAKFKWPVTTKEVTADGLIDAADELIPAQTVIISIGDVPALNFLPESVEVVTVGGAGWIKTNEACRTSDPKIYAVGDVERPGLATNALGHGKNAAHAIIAEIKGEEWKPYTKQVVNITNLTPAHYEPETCPGQYSDIHEADRCMSCGSCRDCHMCETICPTGAISREQLSEDKKDFRYVSDDDRCIACGFCANTCPCGVWLMRPL; encoded by the coding sequence GTGACAGAAGCAATTACCATCAAAGGGTTGGATGAGAACGGCAACCGCATCAGTTCCAAGGATTTTGAAGAACAGGTGCAGGCGGCTTTTCAAAAGTCGAAAAAGCTCATCCTGGAAACATATGGTCAGCATAATGTCGGCGGGCGGCTCAATCCGGCCGGCGCTTCCCTGGCGATTCAGGTCAAGGGCCCGGCCGGCCAGCGACTGGGGTGCATGGGCATGCCCGGCACCACCATTACCTGTCTGGGATCGGCCTCCGATGATGTGGGCTACCTGAACATCGGCGCGGACATTGTCGTGCACGGCGACGCCACCAACGGCGTTTGCAACGCCATGGCCCAGGGCCGGGTGATGATCGGCGGCTCCATCGGTTCCCGCGGCCTGACCATGACCAAGTGGAATCCGGAATACCAGCGTCCTGAACTTTGGGTGCTCGGTTCCGTGGGTGATACCTTTGCTGAATTCAACTGCGGGGGTATAGCCGTGGTTTGCGGGGTCAGCGCCAAGACGCCGGAAAACGTCCTCGGCTACCGGCCCTGCGTCGGCATGGTCGGCGGCTGGATATACTATCGCGGTCTGACCGATCAATCATATTCCCGATCCAATGTGCAGGCCCTGCTGCCGGATGATGCGCAGTGGCAGTGGCTGATGGAACGGATGCCCGGGTATCTGGCGGCAATCGGACGCAGTGATCTGCTCGCGTCCCTTTCCGTGCGGGAAGAATGGAAGATGCTGGTCACCATACCTCCCCAGGATCGGGCCTTGATGTTCTCCGGGCCCATGCCCATGCATGAGTTCCGCAAAAACATCTGGGACAGGGCATTCGGCGGTGATCCGATCCGTGATCTTGCTCCCGGACTTGATCGTTCTCCCATCGGACTTATTGAAACCGGAGATCTCCGGCGCCGCAAACCTTTCTGGGCCAACCAGGAATCAGCCGCGCCCTGTGCCTATTACTGTCCGGTGCATATCCCCACCATCGACCGTCTGCGTCTGATGCGGGAGGGCCGGGAGAAGGAAGCCTACGAACTGGTGCTGGAATATACTCCCTTCCCCGCCTCGGTTTGCGGGTCCATCTGCCCCAACCTCTGCATGCAGAGCTGTTCGCGGCAGATGGTGGATAAAAGTATTGATGTGGCCATGCTCGGCCGCGCCTGTCGCGACTTTCCCGCCCCACCGGTGGCTGATTCGCTCGGCAAGAAGGTTGCCATCATCGGCGGCGGCCCGGCAGGGATGAATGCCGCCTGGCAGCTCGCCCTGCGCGGCGTTGAGGCCCATATTTTCGAACGGGACGATAAGCTGGGCGGCAAACTGGCCCAGGTTATTCCCTGGGAGAGACTGCCCAAGGCGATCTGGGATTCGGAATTGAACCGCTTCATGAACACCCCGAATATCAATGTTCATTTCGGGGTCAACATGACCAAGGATAAATTTGCCGAACTGAAGAATGAATTTGACTACGTGATTGTCGCGGTCGGTACCCATGAACCGCGCCGCATCCCTTTTCCCGGCCATGAGCGGGTGCTGACGGCGCTTGATTTCCTCAAGGCCGGCAAAAGCGACAAGCCGCCCAAGGTGGGCAAGCAGGTGGTCATTATCGGTGCCGGCAACGTCGGTTGCGATGTGGCCTGTGAGTGTTACCGCCTCGGCGCGCAGGAGGTGACCCTGGTTGATATCCAGAAACCCCTGGCTTTCGGCAAGGAAAGAAAGGCGGCCGAGGCCTTGGGCGCCAAGTTCAAATGGCCGGTGACCACCAAGGAAGTGACGGCTGACGGACTGATCGATGCGGCGGATGAGCTGATTCCGGCCCAGACGGTCATTATCTCCATCGGCGACGTTCCTGCTCTTAATTTTCTGCCCGAGAGCGTGGAAGTGGTAACCGTGGGCGGAGCCGGCTGGATCAAGACCAACGAGGCGTGCCGCACCTCGGACCCGAAGATTTACGCGGTCGGCGACGTGGAAAGGCCCGGTCTTGCCACCAATGCCCTCGGGCACGGCAAGAATGCCGCCCATGCCATCATCGCGGAAATCAAAGGGGAGGAGTGGAAGCCATACACGAAACAGGTGGTCAATATCACCAACCTGACGCCGGCCCACTACGAGCCGGAAACTTGCCCGGGACAATATTCAGACATACACGAAGCGGACCGCTGCATGAGCTGCGGCAGCTGCCGTGATTGCCACATGTGTGAAACCATCTGTCCCACCGGCGCCATTTCCCGGGAGCAGCTTTCCGAGGATAAAAAAGATTTCCGCTATGTGTCGGATGATGACCGGTGCATCGCCTGCGGTTTTTGTGCCAACACCTGTCCCTGTGGTGTCTGGCTGATGCGGCCCCTGTAA